Proteins found in one Phycisphaerales bacterium genomic segment:
- a CDS encoding RsmE family RNA methyltransferase, with amino-acid sequence MGHRVYFPSLETVESGLITVTGEEAHHALRVKRLAVGDAIDVLDGQGRVARTRIATTDKTRDGWAMGLEVGSLDRVTQVAPLVTVAAAVPKGERLEWIIDGLSQVGAAAWRPLSTRRSVVDPREGKLERLHRVAIEAMKQCGRAHVLQLLPIASLAESLKTGRVVIADASGGEYQPTGADAITLLIGPEGGWEPAELEAAAGAGAIIARFGPHVMRTEMAAVVACAEVLSVEKRSRARAV; translated from the coding sequence ATGGGCCATCGAGTGTACTTTCCCAGCCTCGAGACCGTGGAATCAGGGCTGATAACCGTGACGGGGGAGGAGGCCCACCACGCCCTGCGGGTCAAACGGCTGGCGGTGGGGGACGCCATCGACGTCCTCGACGGCCAGGGGCGCGTCGCCCGCACCCGCATCGCGACCACCGACAAAACCCGCGACGGCTGGGCCATGGGGCTGGAGGTGGGCTCGCTCGACCGCGTCACACAGGTGGCCCCACTCGTCACCGTTGCCGCCGCGGTGCCCAAGGGCGAGCGGCTGGAGTGGATCATCGACGGGCTCTCGCAGGTGGGCGCCGCGGCATGGCGACCCTTGTCGACGCGCCGGTCGGTCGTCGACCCTCGCGAGGGCAAGCTGGAGCGGCTGCACCGCGTCGCGATCGAGGCGATGAAGCAGTGCGGCCGCGCGCACGTGCTCCAACTGCTGCCGATCGCGTCGCTCGCCGAGTCACTGAAGACCGGCAGAGTGGTGATCGCGGACGCCTCCGGCGGCGAGTATCAGCCCACCGGCGCAGACGCGATCACGCTTCTGATCGGCCCCGAGGGCGGCTGGGAACCCGCGGAGTTGGAAGCGGCCGCCGGAGCGGGAGCGATCATCGCGCGGTTCGGTCCCCACGTGATGCGGACAGAGATGGCCG